TCCCTCAGACTCCCTCCAAAAACTTTTAACGCCCTGCGGATCACCCCGATTTTGCTTGCAAAATCGGGGTGATCCGCAGGGAATTAAAAGTCTTTGAAGGGGGTCTGGGGGAAACTTTCTACAGAAAGTTTCCCCCAGGTAATTAATCAGAGCTTCCCTAAGCCCAAAAGAAGCCCTTTCGGGCAAAAGCCCCCGTCCGATACCGCTTGCGGGACCGCCGGTCCTCGGCCGGCGGTCCCCTTCGGCCCTCAACCGGAGTCAGTCACGGCCACGGCTTCGATCTCGACCGCCACGTCCTTGGGCAGCGCCGCGGCCTCGACGGTCGCCCTCGCCGGGTAGGGCTCACTGAAGTAGCGGCCGTAGACCTCGTTCATCTCGGCGAAGGTCCCCAGGTCCTTGAGGTAGACCGTCGTCTTCACCACGGCGTCGAGACCGAGGCCCGCCGCCTCGAGCACGGCGGTTATGTTGTCGAGCACGCGGCGTGTCTGCTGGGCCACCGTCGCGCCGACGACCTCGCCTGTGGCCGGGTCCAGCGGTATCTGTCCCGACAGGAAGAGAAAGCCCCCGGCCCGCACGGCCTGGGAGTACGGCCCGATGGCCTCGGGCGCCTTCTTCGTGCTCACGGCCCTCTTACGCACCGCTCGCCTCCGCTTCCCTTGCTCCGCCCCTTATCCTCTCCACCTTCTTCACCTTTCTTATCTTCTGCAGGGCCCTTATGATGGAGTTGAGGTGATGCTTGTCGCACACCTCGACCTCGAAGTTGCAGACCGACCTGTTGTCCTCCTTGGTCGATATGTTGGCGCTCGTTATGTTGGCGTCGGCGTTCTTGATGGCGTTGCTCATGTCGGCGAGAAGGCCCTTGTCGTTGGAGCATATGACCTCGATGCGGACGGGCCTCGTCGTCCTGACCCTCCTGTCCCACTCCACCTCTATGCGGCGCTCGCTGTCGATATCGAGGGTGTTGGGACAGTTGGCGGCATGGATCGTCACGCCCTGGCCGTGGCTGATGTAGCCGACGATACTGTCTCCGGGCAGGGGGTTGCAGCACTTGGCGAAGCGCACGAGCACGTTCTCGATCCCCTGGATGAGCACTCCCCCGCCCTGGGGCCTGGGACCGCGGCGCAGCCTCTGAATCACCTGCCGGAAGCGCGAGACGGCGCCGTGGCGGTGCTCCATCTTCTCCGGCGGCAGTATCCTGCCGAGGAGCTGGCCCACCGATATCTTGCCGTAGCCGATGTTGGCCATCAGCGCCTTGGCGTCCTTGAGGCCGAAGGACTCGGTCGCTATCTTGTCGAGCTCTCCCGACTTGAGCAGCCTGCCGAGCTCGATGTTGTGACGGCGCAGCTCCTTGTCGCATATCTCCTTGCCGAGGGCGAGGCTCTTTTCGCGCTCCTCGCTCTTGAGCCACTGGCGTATCTTGGTGCGGGCCCTCGAACTCGCCACGAAGTTGAGCCAGTCGGGGCTGGGCTTGTGGTTGGGCGAGGTGATTATCTCCACCACGTCGCCGTTTTTCAGGGGGTGGCGGAGCGGCACCATCCTGCCGTTGACCTTTGCGCCCGTGCATCGGTGCCCCACGTCGGTGTGGATGGCGTAGGCGAAGTCCACGGCCGTCGCCCC
The sequence above is a segment of the Deltaproteobacteria bacterium genome. Coding sequences within it:
- a CDS encoding RidA family protein, with protein sequence MRKRAVSTKKAPEAIGPYSQAVRAGGFLFLSGQIPLDPATGEVVGATVAQQTRRVLDNITAVLEAAGLGLDAVVKTTVYLKDLGTFAEMNEVYGRYFSEPYPARATVEAAALPKDVAVEIEAVAVTDSG